Proteins encoded by one window of Clostridium perfringens:
- a CDS encoding RNA-guided endonuclease InsQ/TnpB family protein: MKRAYKMEINPTDEQKSKIHRTIGVSRFVYNFYIARNKEIYERKGKFISGMDFSKWLNNEYIPNNQEVKWIKEVSSKATKQAIMNGDKAFRDFFKKAKGFPKFKKKKNQDVKAYFPKNNKTDWTLERHRVKIPTLGWVRLKEFGYIPINSVVKSGTVSQKADRYYVSILVEEDDKKVYKSTNEGLGIDLGVKEFAVCSDGSKFKNINKTSTVKKIEKKLKREQRKLSRKYESLKIRNKNIKEGRATGQNIQKQIVKVQKLHQRLTNIRTDYINKTVFSIVNQKPSYVTIEYLNVKGMMKNKHLSKAIASQKFFEFKTKLTVKCKENHIELRIVDRFYPSSKTCSNCGKIKKDLKLSDRIYKCDCGLAIDRDLNASINLKNAKEYKIA; this comes from the coding sequence TTGAAAAGAGCATATAAGATGGAGATTAATCCTACTGATGAACAAAAGTCTAAAATACACCGAACTATTGGCGTATCAAGATTTGTGTATAATTTTTATATTGCTCGTAATAAAGAAATTTACGAAAGAAAAGGAAAGTTTATTAGTGGGATGGATTTTTCAAAATGGTTAAATAATGAATATATCCCTAATAATCAAGAGGTAAAATGGATTAAAGAAGTATCTTCAAAAGCTACTAAACAAGCTATTATGAATGGAGATAAAGCTTTTAGAGATTTCTTTAAAAAAGCTAAAGGTTTTCCAAAATTTAAGAAAAAGAAAAACCAAGATGTAAAAGCTTATTTTCCTAAGAATAATAAGACCGATTGGACTTTAGAAAGACATAGAGTAAAAATACCAACACTTGGATGGGTAAGATTAAAAGAGTTTGGATATATTCCTATAAATTCAGTAGTTAAAAGTGGTACAGTTAGTCAAAAAGCAGATAGATATTATGTATCTATACTTGTTGAAGAAGATGATAAAAAAGTATATAAATCTACTAATGAAGGTTTAGGTATAGATTTAGGAGTAAAAGAATTTGCTGTATGTAGTGATGGAAGTAAGTTTAAAAACATAAATAAAACTTCAACAGTTAAGAAAATCGAAAAGAAACTAAAAAGAGAGCAAAGAAAACTTTCAAGGAAATATGAAAGCTTAAAAATAAGAAATAAAAATATAAAAGAAGGGAGAGCTACTGGTCAAAATATTCAAAAACAAATAGTCAAAGTACAAAAACTTCATCAGAGATTAACAAATATAAGAACTGATTATATAAATAAAACAGTATTTTCAATAGTTAATCAAAAACCAAGCTATGTAACTATTGAATATTTAAATGTTAAAGGAATGATGAAGAATAAGCATTTATCTAAAGCTATTGCAAGTCAGAAGTTTTTTGAATTTAAAACTAAGTTAACAGTTAAATGTAAAGAAAATCATATAGAACTTAGAATAGTTGATAGATTTTATCCATCATCAAAGACTTGTAGTAATTGTGGAAAGATTAAGAAAGATTTAAAACTATCAGACAGAATTTATAAATGTGATTGTGGATTAGCTATTGATAGAGATTTAAACGCAAGTATTAATCTTAAAAATGCTAAAGAATATAAGATAGCTTAA
- a CDS encoding FUSC family protein: MEVNSIRKTLKKALPPTILSMVLLLVNLKFFGLSNIIIATYMTLTFIRMRTYLIIENNIFKPLFIQLAIGVLASVASMGGLLEVLINFFGIIILVYLLTDEYNPDSYFPYLMAFVLLQMFPVKFDQISNRLLGIFVSYIIVYLALMIVSPKGEDNKIQELIKSGFENIHSQFKNLYYDDIDKVKSEQIELFDICRELNRFVYSGGRRKYYQIMIAFQHINNIIHDLKSSKEIIEENKKEFKRFYKLFKYLENNFNDYKLCDEKLEGFKKEFKFHNKNLTFYTSLVLRYLSESIEHLNYHRFNLRKFLNFKNNKDYFQVYSKYNFKLNEFKLRFAIRMSVIVTLAFFVIRRFSLPKGYWLPMTVFILALPFYEDSKARVYARFRGTILGVIVAFLLFSVFKGQEMHFVIILVTTFFMYAFKDYATMSIYVTCYALAITTISMSDGEAVILRLLYTGIAAIVVLFANKFILPNKNHVELINMVKRLIDLDKVMITKVREALEKDFDEMELRRIIYSSYLISGRIQMHTNPSDEKEDKEIKKFMLSNSEFTTSIINYAVVLSNSNKGALDYEYINEGISLIEEKLRSFKEEFFYNPNYIGSFCKNIQLIDHEDNYKNYCLIKCVDRVYNLEKNLNVLKKTIIN; encoded by the coding sequence TTGGAAGTAAATAGTATAAGAAAAACTTTAAAAAAGGCATTACCACCAACTATTTTATCTATGGTTTTACTTTTAGTAAATTTAAAGTTTTTTGGATTAAGTAATATAATTATTGCAACTTATATGACTTTAACATTTATAAGAATGAGGACATATCTAATAATTGAAAATAATATTTTTAAGCCCTTATTTATACAATTAGCCATAGGGGTATTAGCCTCTGTTGCAAGTATGGGAGGACTTTTAGAAGTATTAATAAACTTTTTTGGAATAATAATATTGGTTTATTTACTTACAGATGAGTATAATCCAGATAGTTATTTTCCTTACTTAATGGCCTTCGTTCTTCTTCAAATGTTTCCAGTAAAATTTGATCAAATTTCTAATAGGCTTTTAGGAATTTTTGTATCATACATAATAGTTTATTTAGCTTTAATGATTGTATCACCTAAGGGAGAAGATAATAAAATTCAAGAACTAATAAAAAGTGGATTTGAAAATATTCATTCTCAATTTAAAAATCTTTATTATGATGATATAGATAAAGTTAAAAGTGAACAGATAGAGCTTTTTGATATTTGCAGAGAGCTTAATAGATTTGTGTATTCAGGTGGAAGAAGAAAGTACTATCAAATTATGATTGCTTTTCAACATATAAATAATATTATACATGATCTAAAAAGTTCAAAGGAAATAATTGAGGAAAATAAAAAGGAATTTAAAAGGTTTTATAAGTTATTTAAATATCTTGAAAATAATTTTAATGATTATAAATTATGTGATGAAAAGTTAGAGGGATTTAAAAAAGAATTTAAATTTCACAATAAAAATCTCACTTTTTATACAAGTTTAGTTTTAAGATATTTATCAGAATCTATAGAACATTTGAATTATCATAGATTTAACTTAAGGAAGTTTTTAAACTTTAAAAATAACAAGGATTATTTTCAAGTTTATAGTAAATATAACTTTAAACTTAATGAATTTAAACTTAGATTTGCCATAAGAATGTCAGTTATAGTAACTTTAGCTTTTTTCGTAATTAGAAGATTTTCCTTACCAAAGGGATATTGGTTGCCAATGACAGTCTTTATTTTAGCTCTTCCTTTTTATGAAGATAGTAAAGCAAGGGTTTACGCTAGATTTAGAGGAACTATTTTAGGAGTTATAGTAGCATTTTTACTATTTTCTGTTTTTAAAGGACAAGAGATGCATTTTGTTATAATTTTAGTTACAACATTTTTTATGTATGCTTTTAAAGATTATGCAACAATGAGTATATATGTAACTTGCTATGCTTTGGCCATAACTACCATATCTATGAGTGATGGGGAAGCGGTTATATTAAGACTATTATACACAGGAATCGCTGCTATAGTAGTATTATTTGCTAATAAATTTATTCTTCCTAATAAAAATCATGTTGAACTTATAAATATGGTGAAAAGGTTAATTGATTTAGATAAGGTTATGATCACTAAAGTAAGAGAAGCACTAGAAAAAGATTTTGATGAAATGGAATTAAGAAGAATTATTTATTCTTCATATTTAATTAGTGGGAGAATACAAATGCATACAAATCCTAGTGATGAAAAAGAAGATAAAGAAATTAAAAAGTTTATGCTTTCAAATAGTGAATTTACAACTTCAATTATAAACTATGCAGTTGTTTTAAGTAATTCAAATAAAGGAGCCTTAGATTATGAGTATATAAATGAGGGTATAAGTTTGATTGAAGAAAAATTAAGGAGTTTTAAGGAAGAATTTTTTTATAATCCTAATTACATAGGAAGCTTTTGTAAAAACATTCAATTAATAGACCATGAGGATAATTATAAGAATTATTGTTTAATTAAGTGTGTAGACAGGGTTTATAACCTTGAAAAGAATTTAAATGTATTAAAGAAAACAATAATAAATTAA
- a CDS encoding winged helix-turn-helix transcriptional regulator: MKKHNKRKINEKHIEHALKVLSGKWRLKVLWEVSSYESIRFNQLQKNVEGISSLMLTRVLKDLIDNNLIIRTQFNEVPPHVEYSLTDLGRSLCPIIRLLEDFGKKTLE; this comes from the coding sequence ATGAAAAAACATAATAAAAGGAAGATTAATGAAAAGCATATAGAACACGCTTTAAAGGTTTTAAGTGGTAAATGGAGATTAAAAGTTTTATGGGAAGTTTCTAGCTATGAAAGCATAAGATTTAATCAGCTACAGAAAAACGTTGAAGGAATATCTAGTCTTATGCTAACAAGAGTTTTAAAGGATCTTATAGACAATAATCTTATTATAAGAACTCAATTTAATGAAGTGCCTCCCCATGTTGAATATTCTTTAACTGATTTAGGGAGAAGTCTATGTCCTATAATAAGGCTTTTAGAGGATTTTGGCAAAAAGACATTAGAATAA
- a CDS encoding nitroreductase family protein codes for MMNVDTSKCIGCTLCMQDCIVSDIEMVDGKAHIKNKSCIECGHCIAICPKEAVSDSDYDMSKIQEYNKESFDIDSDRLLNFIKFRRSTRLFQNRDVEDEKLEKIIEAGRFTQTGSNLQNVSYVVVKDKIQELRKIVLETLKSLGENLLNKETTPENIKRYCYMWIKMYNDFLEDPNGEDKLFFKAPALIIVKSESTVNASLAASNMELMTNALGLGTYFSGFLQRASEVNPKINEFLGLKENESLVNCMVIGYPKVKYKRTVPRKEAKITWM; via the coding sequence ATGATGAATGTAGATACTAGTAAATGTATAGGCTGTACTCTTTGTATGCAAGACTGTATAGTTAGTGATATAGAAATGGTAGATGGTAAGGCCCATATAAAAAATAAAAGTTGTATAGAATGTGGGCACTGTATTGCTATTTGTCCTAAGGAGGCTGTTTCAGATTCAGATTACGATATGAGTAAAATTCAAGAATATAACAAAGAAAGTTTTGATATTGATTCAGATAGACTTTTAAATTTTATTAAGTTCAGAAGAAGTACAAGACTTTTCCAAAACAGAGATGTTGAAGATGAAAAACTTGAAAAAATAATAGAAGCAGGAAGATTTACTCAAACAGGTAGTAATCTTCAAAATGTTTCTTATGTTGTTGTAAAAGATAAGATTCAAGAACTTAGAAAAATAGTCCTAGAAACCTTAAAATCTCTAGGAGAAAATTTATTAAATAAAGAAACTACTCCTGAAAATATAAAGAGATATTGTTATATGTGGATTAAAATGTATAATGATTTCTTAGAAGATCCAAATGGTGAAGATAAACTATTCTTTAAAGCTCCTGCACTTATAATTGTTAAATCAGAATCTACTGTAAATGCTTCTCTTGCAGCATCTAATATGGAGCTTATGACCAATGCTTTAGGACTTGGAACATATTTTAGTGGATTTTTACAAAGAGCCTCTGAAGTAAACCCTAAAATAAATGAATTCTTAGGCTTAAAAGAGAATGAATCCTTAGTAAACTGTATGGTTATTGGTTATCCTAAAGTTAAATATAAAAGAACTGTACCAAGAAAAGAAGCTAAAATAACTTGGATGTAG
- a CDS encoding DUF4177 domain-containing protein, with translation MYRYEYVEAQAEGFFNSANHREIIDEYAERGFKFITAIPTSFSSYGSIKTFDLVFEIEIE, from the coding sequence ATGTATAGATATGAATATGTAGAAGCACAAGCAGAAGGGTTCTTTAATAGTGCTAATCATAGAGAAATTATTGATGAATATGCTGAGAGAGGATTTAAATTTATCACTGCAATACCTACTAGTTTTAGTAGCTATGGAAGTATAAAAACCTTTGATTTAGTTTTTGAAATAGAAATAGAATAA
- a CDS encoding DUF4003 family protein, with protein MISERVDLLINNGEILDEIEGTSERNIDRKYSALNLTLRNEIANIDRIEKAIKLIKENTSAFSEYRSRNLLNLSVNISLEEDMDKALSEIENIYINLKSEFSQSRYLMLAAEEIFFSRNFINVEEVIMNTKTAYKYMKKNHRFETKREDLCSAAMIAMTSENLEETFDEINECYDILTDCGFSKNNDLELLSNVLSIINMPVDIKCAQVRDLATNLKENKVEFKKSYLPILGIAAFVTDDYNKLSKNVLDVSETLKENEGFRSVTVDEKARNIMALILVVKEYLDNLKDDSKLKIIKKSSDKSLEDVFAIASSGSVTIEEVDITVTE; from the coding sequence ATGATTAGCGAAAGGGTAGATTTATTAATTAATAACGGTGAGATTTTAGATGAGATTGAAGGGACTTCTGAGAGAAATATTGATAGAAAATATAGTGCCTTAAACCTAACATTAAGAAATGAAATTGCTAACATAGATAGAATAGAAAAAGCAATAAAACTTATAAAAGAAAATACTTCAGCTTTTTCAGAATATAGAAGCAGAAATTTATTGAACTTATCTGTAAATATATCCTTAGAAGAGGATATGGACAAAGCTTTAAGTGAAATAGAAAACATTTATATTAATCTTAAAAGTGAATTTTCACAAAGTAGATATTTAATGTTAGCAGCAGAAGAAATATTCTTCTCAAGAAATTTTATTAATGTTGAAGAAGTGATAATGAATACAAAAACTGCGTACAAGTATATGAAGAAAAATCATAGATTTGAGACTAAAAGAGAAGATCTTTGCTCAGCAGCAATGATTGCTATGACTTCAGAAAATCTTGAAGAAACCTTTGATGAAATCAATGAATGTTATGATATTTTAACAGATTGCGGTTTTTCAAAAAATAATGATTTAGAATTATTAAGCAATGTGTTATCAATAATAAATATGCCTGTTGATATAAAATGTGCACAAGTAAGGGATTTAGCAACCAATTTAAAAGAAAATAAGGTTGAGTTTAAGAAATCTTATCTTCCAATACTAGGAATAGCAGCCTTTGTAACTGATGATTACAATAAGTTAAGTAAAAATGTTTTAGATGTTTCAGAGACTTTAAAAGAAAATGAAGGATTTAGATCAGTTACTGTGGATGAAAAAGCTAGAAATATTATGGCTTTAATTTTAGTGGTTAAGGAATATTTGGATAATTTAAAGGATGATTCTAAGCTAAAGATTATAAAGAAATCTTCAGATAAATCCTTAGAGGATGTATTTGCAATTGCTTCATCTGGTAGTGTTACCATTGAAGAAGTTGATATAACTGTTACAGAATAA
- a CDS encoding DUF3267 domain-containing protein, which translates to MKLIWKGKFNGVEDLPIGELPENAVRFEEPESAEELAKETRRFLIPVVIFLLIVIFLRIKTNGFFGVSDVLNIFGIILIPFSILPHEYLHAIFFPKDAEVEMWYSIKQRLALVTSNTAITKKRFIFLSLFPNIVFGFLPLIIWIFIPSDMSFISGILFTFGFISLTIGSGDFMNIYNTIKQVPKDAMVQISGLNSYWFFKEK; encoded by the coding sequence TTGAAGTTAATTTGGAAAGGGAAGTTTAACGGTGTAGAGGATCTTCCAATAGGTGAATTGCCTGAAAACGCTGTAAGGTTTGAAGAACCAGAATCAGCTGAGGAGCTAGCTAAAGAAACTAGAAGATTTTTAATACCCGTTGTAATATTTTTGCTTATAGTTATTTTTCTTAGAATAAAAACTAATGGATTTTTTGGAGTGAGTGATGTACTAAATATTTTTGGAATTATCTTAATACCATTTAGTATATTACCACATGAATATTTGCATGCTATATTTTTCCCAAAAGATGCAGAGGTTGAAATGTGGTATTCTATTAAGCAAAGGTTGGCTCTAGTTACATCTAATACAGCCATAACAAAGAAAAGATTTATATTTTTAAGTCTTTTTCCAAACATAGTATTTGGGTTTTTACCTCTTATAATATGGATTTTTATACCTAGTGATATGAGTTTTATATCAGGAATTTTATTTACTTTTGGTTTTATAAGTTTAACCATAGGGTCTGGAGATTTTATGAATATTTATAATACCATAAAACAAGTTCCTAAAGATGCTATGGTTCAAATTTCTGGGTTAAATTCTTATTGGTTTTTTAAAGAAAAATAA
- a CDS encoding GNAT family N-acetyltransferase — MSIKIYEIESFKDLNLFWNMFHDYINYIFKTSPISKETFEYFLSKEYKDSVLELSERDFNPLKIIFFKEKDKIIGFATYIIYIDESGKSIILEYCINKEFRNKGLGKIAYSKLQEKMIKEGAKTIELTPTNKRNELFWKYNGFSNTRIFLQDGRTLLIKKLR; from the coding sequence ATGAGTATTAAAATTTATGAAATTGAAAGCTTTAAAGATTTAAATCTATTTTGGAATATGTTCCATGATTATATAAACTATATTTTTAAAACAAGTCCAATCTCTAAAGAAACCTTTGAATATTTTTTATCTAAAGAATATAAAGATTCTGTTTTAGAACTTTCTGAAAGAGATTTTAACCCCCTAAAAATAATATTTTTTAAGGAGAAAGATAAAATAATAGGTTTTGCAACTTACATTATATACATTGATGAAAGTGGGAAATCTATAATATTAGAGTATTGTATAAACAAAGAATTTAGAAATAAAGGCTTAGGTAAAATTGCATATAGTAAGCTTCAAGAAAAAATGATAAAAGAAGGTGCTAAAACTATAGAACTTACCCCTACTAACAAAAGAAATGAACTTTTTTGGAAATACAATGGCTTTTCTAACACTAGAATCTTTTTGCAAGATGGTAGAACCTTATTAATAAAAAAACTAAGGTAA
- the hcp gene encoding hydroxylamine reductase, whose amino-acid sequence MENSLMFCYQCEQTVGGKGCTKRGVCGKTPEIANLQDLLIYQLKGISCYAKEILDKGGNIDQEVVKFVENGLFTTLTNVNFDPEVHINLLKKSQKIKEKLRKIAPKGEYPEHAIYNLSDSKDEMLKDAIKAGIMYDDSLDQDIRSLRSTILYGLKGIAAYGHQARFINFIDKEVDNFYFKALEATTNNKLSSEDLIELTMKTGNIAIAVMKLLDDANTSKYKNPTPHKVNITLKKGPFIIVSGHDLRDLEMLLEQSEGKGINIYTHGEMLPAHGYDGLKKYKHLVGNFGSAWQNQQKEFDDIPGCILMTTNCLMQPRESYKDRIYSTSVVGWEGIKHIKADEDGYKDFSEIINKALELGGYDEDEEYKEILVGFGHKTTLSNAEKIVSAVNDGNIKHFFVIGGCDGARPGRNYYTDFAKLVPKDCIILTLACGKYRFNKLEFGEVAGLPRLLDIGQCNDLYSAVKIATSLADAFDTNVNSLPLSIILSWYEQKAVADLLALLALGIRGIYLGPSLPAFLSPNVLQYLVDNFDLKPISTPDEDLKSCLRQNL is encoded by the coding sequence TTGGAAAATTCATTAATGTTTTGTTATCAATGTGAGCAAACAGTTGGAGGAAAGGGATGTACTAAAAGAGGGGTGTGTGGTAAGACGCCAGAAATAGCAAATCTTCAGGATTTATTAATTTACCAATTGAAGGGAATATCATGTTATGCAAAAGAAATCCTTGATAAAGGAGGAAATATTGATCAAGAGGTGGTAAAGTTTGTAGAAAATGGGCTATTTACAACCTTAACCAATGTAAACTTTGATCCAGAAGTTCATATCAATCTTCTGAAAAAATCTCAAAAAATAAAAGAAAAACTTAGAAAGATTGCTCCAAAAGGAGAATATCCAGAGCACGCTATATATAATTTAAGTGATAGTAAAGATGAGATGTTAAAAGATGCTATTAAAGCTGGAATAATGTATGATGATAGCTTAGATCAAGATATAAGATCTTTAAGATCAACAATTTTATATGGATTGAAGGGAATAGCAGCATATGGACATCAAGCTAGGTTTATTAACTTTATAGATAAGGAAGTAGATAATTTTTATTTTAAAGCCTTAGAAGCCACTACTAATAATAAACTAAGTTCAGAAGATTTAATAGAATTAACTATGAAAACTGGAAATATAGCTATTGCAGTAATGAAGTTATTAGATGATGCTAATACAAGTAAATATAAGAATCCGACTCCTCATAAGGTAAATATAACTTTAAAAAAAGGACCTTTTATAATAGTATCAGGACATGATTTGAGAGATTTAGAAATGCTTTTAGAGCAAAGTGAAGGAAAAGGAATAAATATATATACACATGGTGAGATGTTACCAGCTCATGGTTATGATGGATTAAAAAAATATAAGCATTTAGTTGGGAATTTTGGATCTGCATGGCAAAACCAACAGAAGGAGTTTGATGACATTCCAGGATGTATTTTAATGACAACAAATTGTTTAATGCAACCTAGGGAAAGCTACAAGGATAGAATATATAGTACCAGTGTAGTTGGTTGGGAAGGAATAAAACATATAAAAGCTGATGAAGATGGATATAAAGATTTTTCAGAGATTATAAACAAGGCTCTTGAACTTGGTGGTTATGATGAGGATGAAGAATATAAAGAAATTTTAGTTGGTTTTGGACACAAAACGACTTTAAGTAATGCAGAAAAAATAGTCTCTGCAGTTAATGATGGAAATATAAAACATTTCTTTGTAATAGGAGGATGTGATGGAGCAAGACCTGGAAGAAATTATTATACAGACTTTGCAAAATTAGTACCTAAGGATTGTATAATTTTAACTTTGGCTTGTGGAAAATATAGATTTAATAAATTAGAGTTTGGAGAGGTTGCAGGGTTACCAAGATTATTAGACATAGGACAATGTAATGATTTGTATTCAGCAGTTAAAATAGCAACAAGCTTAGCTGATGCTTTTGATACCAATGTAAATTCATTGCCTCTTAGCATAATACTTTCATGGTATGAACAAAAAGCCGTGGCTGATTTATTAGCACTATTAGCTCTTGGAATAAGAGGAATATATTTAGGACCATCATTACCAGCTTTTTTATCACCAAATGTACTTCAATATTTAGTTGATAATTTTGACCTTAAACCAATAAGCACTCCAGATGAAGATCTTAAAAGTTGTTTAAGACAAAATTTATAA
- a CDS encoding FeoC-like transcriptional regulator: MLKAILKIMKISNEFSSSTIAKELNISETMVEIYKEQLEQKGYIKKISLSGCSQDQCSSCGCGCGSSKSLNSISGWEITEKGLLVLQK; this comes from the coding sequence ATGTTAAAAGCTATCTTAAAAATAATGAAAATTTCAAATGAATTCTCATCCTCTACTATTGCTAAAGAGCTTAATATAAGTGAAACAATGGTTGAGATTTACAAAGAACAACTAGAACAAAAGGGATATATAAAGAAAATCTCTTTATCTGGCTGCTCTCAAGACCAATGCTCATCATGTGGATGTGGTTGTGGGAGTTCTAAAAGTTTAAATTCTATTTCAGGCTGGGAAATAACTGAAAAAGGGTTACTAGTTTTACAAAAATAA
- a CDS encoding FeoA family protein yields the protein MDTLEKKQVGEKLIVKGIQKDSIVKRRLLDMGITPGVTLEITGKAPLGDPIEVIVRGYKLTLRKNEAKSILV from the coding sequence ATGGATACTTTAGAAAAAAAACAAGTAGGTGAAAAACTTATTGTTAAAGGAATTCAAAAAGACAGTATTGTAAAAAGAAGATTATTAGATATGGGAATTACCCCTGGCGTTACTTTAGAAATCACAGGTAAGGCTCCTCTTGGTGATCCTATTGAAGTTATTGTAAGAGGATATAAGTTAACTCTAAGAAAAAACGAGGCTAAAAGCATTTTAGTTTAG
- a CDS encoding FeoA family protein — translation MIPMSLTKEGSSIQIERMLINDSLGKRLMEIGISKGNIIDVIKNDTTGLIISISGSRLALDKTLANKIFVKEI, via the coding sequence ATGATACCTATGTCTTTGACTAAAGAAGGCAGTTCTATTCAGATAGAAAGAATGCTTATTAATGATTCCCTAGGAAAAAGACTTATGGAAATAGGAATTTCAAAGGGAAATATTATAGATGTAATTAAAAATGATACTACAGGACTAATAATTAGTATAAGCGGATCACGTCTTGCTTTAGATAAAACTTTAGCAAATAAAATCTTTGTTAAAGAAATCTAA